In Zingiber officinale cultivar Zhangliang chromosome 6A, Zo_v1.1, whole genome shotgun sequence, a single genomic region encodes these proteins:
- the LOC121993681 gene encoding non-specific lipid transfer protein GPI-anchored 13-like encodes MAPLSLSSNYKYWMLVVVLLLGVVEPPPARSDFASDREECSSQLPAVQTCLQYVQGKAAAPTPNCCSGLKQVVAANSIKCLCMIVRDRNEPQLGLTINASLALGLPSKCSVQSNVSDCPRLLNLAPNSTDAQIFEQYAKDHPDADSAAGALGNNNSTATSSSRENERSSRLTMAMSLAFLILLHVRVQVRRKEHAQINVSGLICG; translated from the exons ATGGCTCCGTTAAGCCTTAGCTCGAATTACAAGTACTGGATGCTGGTTGTCGTGCTGCTCCTGGGGGTGGTGGAGCCGCCGCCGGCCCGGTCTGACTTCGCGAGCGACCGGGAGGAGTGCTCGAGCCAGCTGCCGGCGGTGCAGACGTGCCTACAGTACGTGCAGGGTAAGGCGGCGGCGCCGACGCCGAACTGCTGCTCCGGGCTGAAGCAGGTGGTGGCAGCGAACAGCATCAAGTGCCTCTGCATGATCGTCAGGGACCGCAACGAACCGCAGCTCGGCCTGACGATCAACGCCTCCCTTGCGCTCGGCCTGCCGTCCAAGTGCAGCGTGCAGTCCAACGTCTCCGACTGCCcca GATTACTAAACCTAGCGCCTAATTCGACGGATGCTCAAATTTTCGAACAATATGCAAAGGATCATCCAGATGCAGACTCTGCTGCCGGTGCCTtag GTAATAATAATAGCACGGCGACGAGCAGCAGCAGAGAGAACGAGAGGAGCTCCAGATTAACCATGGCGATGAGTTTGGCCTTCCTCATTCTTCTCCATGTCAGAGTCCAAGTTAGAAGGAAAGAACATGCCCAGATTAATGTTTCGGGTTTGATTTGTGGATGA